Proteins from a genomic interval of Sphingobacteriales bacterium:
- a CDS encoding GNAT family N-acetyltransferase, which translates to MNILLGFEQGVIAAERPFDNSLKEGTIHYYNLPELIKSDKAEILVAVADGEIVGSGYAKILEAKPYHAFKAYAYLGFMYVKPEFRRLGINQRILQQLIAWAKNKNLTEVRLEVYEENETAKQSYLKCGFKPNLLEMRLEI; encoded by the coding sequence ATTAATATATTACTCGGCTTTGAACAGGGTGTAATCGCTGCCGAAAGACCTTTTGATAATTCGTTAAAGGAAGGCACTATCCACTATTACAACCTTCCTGAACTCATTAAGTCCGACAAAGCAGAAATTCTTGTGGCGGTGGCTGATGGTGAAATTGTAGGTTCGGGATATGCAAAAATATTGGAGGCAAAACCCTATCATGCATTTAAAGCGTATGCCTATTTGGGTTTTATGTATGTGAAGCCGGAATTTAGAAGATTGGGTATCAATCAAAGAATTTTGCAGCAGCTCATCGCCTGGGCTAAAAATAAAAACCTAACCGAAGTCAGACTTGAGGTATATGAAGAAAATGAAACAGCCAAGCAATCGTATTTAAAGTGTGGTTTCAAACCCAATCTTTTAGAAATGAGATTAGAAATTTAA
- a CDS encoding TonB-dependent receptor translates to MRKIIYLILMMVCATTFAWAQYSVKGTVTDENGEAVYGAIVMIENSTWGKSTDYDGTYSIDVAQKGTYTLVVSYIGYTTQKQAITLEDSKKELVVDVHLAEDIIGLNAVVVTGVANPTSKLESSVSISTLNPKSIDNTVFRTTAEIFRSIPGIRAEASGGEGNTNITVRGVPISAGGSKYVQLQEDGLPILLFGDIAFATADIFMRADNSISRIEAIRGGSASILGSNTPAGIINFISKTGEVQNAGISTTIGLDYSHLRTDFAFGAPIGNGVSFQVGGFFRQGEGVRTAGYNAHLGGQLKASVTKRFDNGYARISYKMLNDRAAAYMPMPMKVSGTNENPEWESVSGYDVLHGTMHTPYLLKENGIGPDGALRRVNVSDGMHPVSNALGAEFSFELGNDWTIENRARLAFNSGRFITPFPAEVGTAAALAASVATLRNANAENATLQQTDGTAVSGDQLALRIHMFDTELNNFNNFVNDFKISKKVKDVTINVGLFKAHQNINMSWLWNSYITELKGEDARLLNVVDGDGNLLSDNGLYAYGVPAWGNCCQRNYDTQYEITAPYANINVPISNLTLDAGLRWDYGSVTGSTAGTVQSEYDINNDGTISAPESSVSAIDNAHPSPVNYDYDYLSFSLGANYKIQENMAVFARYSSGAAAKADRILFSPNIKADGSITDERLAIDYVKQAELGWKYNRGNVGLFVTGFYAQTNEAGGYEATTQKVIENDYDALGLEVEGAWSLADFSIRGSFTFTNATITDAPDTLVIDNRPRRQSPLIFNLNPVYNFGEHSVGCTVLGTASSYAQDNNQLKMPGYVVLNPYITFQITKGLGATIAANNVLDALGITESEEGSITENAVNYVRARPIMGRSISATIRYSF, encoded by the coding sequence ATGAGAAAAATTATTTACCTTATCTTGATGATGGTATGTGCAACAACTTTTGCTTGGGCACAATATTCGGTGAAAGGAACAGTGACAGATGAAAATGGAGAGGCGGTGTATGGGGCTATCGTAATGATAGAAAACAGCACTTGGGGCAAATCCACTGATTATGACGGTACTTACAGTATAGATGTTGCGCAAAAAGGAACTTATACGCTTGTTGTATCTTATATCGGCTATACGACCCAAAAACAGGCAATTACTCTTGAAGATTCCAAAAAAGAATTGGTTGTTGACGTTCATTTGGCGGAAGATATTATCGGATTGAACGCAGTAGTGGTAACGGGGGTTGCCAATCCTACTTCAAAGTTGGAGTCCAGTGTGTCTATCTCTACCCTCAATCCCAAATCTATTGACAATACCGTTTTTCGCACGACTGCCGAAATTTTCAGGTCTATTCCGGGTATCCGTGCAGAGGCTTCAGGAGGTGAGGGCAATACCAATATCACAGTGCGCGGTGTGCCTATTTCGGCGGGCGGCTCTAAGTATGTACAATTGCAGGAAGATGGTTTGCCAATTTTATTATTCGGCGATATAGCCTTTGCCACTGCCGACATCTTTATGCGTGCCGACAATAGCATCAGCCGTATAGAGGCTATTCGCGGAGGCTCGGCTTCTATTTTGGGCAGCAACACACCAGCCGGTATCATCAACTTCATCAGCAAAACAGGTGAAGTGCAAAACGCCGGTATCAGCACTACCATCGGCTTGGATTACAGCCATTTGCGCACCGATTTCGCTTTCGGCGCACCGATTGGCAATGGGGTGAGTTTTCAGGTGGGCGGCTTTTTCCGTCAGGGCGAGGGTGTGCGTACCGCCGGTTATAATGCACACTTGGGCGGACAGTTGAAAGCCAGTGTTACAAAAAGATTTGACAACGGCTATGCGCGTATCTCTTATAAAATGCTCAACGACCGCGCCGCCGCTTATATGCCTATGCCCATGAAGGTATCCGGTACCAATGAAAACCCCGAATGGGAATCAGTTTCCGGTTATGATGTTTTACACGGAACTATGCACACACCTTATTTATTGAAAGAAAACGGAATTGGTCCTGACGGAGCTTTGCGCCGCGTAAATGTAAGCGATGGTATGCATCCGGTTTCCAATGCTTTGGGTGCAGAATTCAGTTTTGAGTTGGGTAATGATTGGACGATAGAAAACCGTGCGCGTTTGGCATTTAATTCGGGCAGATTTATAACTCCTTTTCCTGCCGAAGTGGGTACGGCTGCTGCTTTGGCAGCCTCTGTTGCTACTTTGCGCAATGCTAACGCCGAAAATGCCACACTACAACAAACAGACGGCACAGCAGTGAGCGGCGACCAGTTGGCGTTGCGTATCCACATGTTTGATACCGAATTGAACAACTTTAACAACTTTGTAAATGATTTTAAAATCAGCAAAAAGGTTAAAGATGTAACCATTAATGTTGGTTTATTCAAAGCACACCAAAATATCAATATGTCGTGGTTGTGGAACTCCTACATCACCGAATTGAAAGGCGAAGATGCTCGTTTGCTGAATGTAGTAGATGGCGATGGCAACTTGTTGAGCGACAATGGTTTATATGCTTACGGAGTACCTGCTTGGGGCAACTGCTGCCAACGCAACTACGATACACAATACGAAATCACCGCACCTTATGCCAATATAAACGTACCTATTTCTAATCTTACTTTAGATGCCGGTTTGCGCTGGGATTACGGCAGCGTAACAGGAAGCACCGCCGGTACGGTACAATCGGAATATGACATCAACAACGATGGCACTATCTCTGCTCCCGAAAGCAGCGTATCTGCCATAGATAATGCGCACCCCAGCCCTGTTAATTACGACTACGATTATTTGTCGTTCTCTTTGGGTGCTAACTATAAAATTCAGGAAAATATGGCTGTATTTGCCCGTTATAGCAGTGGTGCTGCCGCCAAAGCCGACCGTATTTTGTTTTCGCCCAATATTAAAGCCGATGGCAGCATTACCGACGAAAGACTCGCCATTGATTATGTAAAACAAGCCGAATTGGGCTGGAAATATAATCGTGGCAATGTCGGTTTATTTGTTACTGGTTTTTATGCGCAGACCAACGAAGCGGGTGGTTATGAAGCAACTACACAAAAAGTTATTGAAAATGATTATGATGCGCTCGGTTTGGAAGTTGAAGGTGCGTGGAGTCTCGCCGATTTCAGTATAAGAGGCAGCTTTACCTTTACCAATGCTACCATCACCGATGCACCCGATACTTTAGTGATAGACAATCGCCCACGCCGTCAGTCGCCGCTGATTTTCAACCTCAATCCTGTTTATAATTTCGGCGAACATTCAGTGGGCTGCACTGTTTTAGGCACGGCATCATCTTATGCACAAGACAATAACCAACTCAAAATGCCCGGATATGTAGTGTTAAATCCATATATTACTTTCCAGATTACCAAAGGTTTGGGTGCTACTATTGCGGCAAACAACGTTTTAGACGCTTTGGGTATTACCGAATCGGAAGAAGGCAGCATCACCGAAAATGCAGTAAATTATGTGCGTGCGCGCCCGATTATGGGCAGAAGCATCAGTGCTACCATACGATATAGTTTTTAG
- a CDS encoding MFS transporter yields the protein MPATNSLHTDKELQKPALSFSQIINLSIGFLGVQYAFGLQQAYMSPIYRYLGVEEHTIPLLWLAGPITGLVIQPIVGAMSDSTWTPLGRRRPYILVGAIFTSLALVLMPQSSALWMAASLMWLLDGMANVTMEPFRALVGDKLPVSQRSLGFAVQSFFVGFGQVLATTMVFILPLLGVAVSDSTSELQKIPDYVKYPFWVGAVVLLLSVLWTFFTTKEEAPQNPNGEKEEGGGFLHALADIGRAFKEMPRTMRQLWWVKFFTWYGLPLMWQYLGLSIARHVYQASNQSDAGFAEGIKMGGLGLTMFNIGCVVISILLPFICRYLSQRAAHALCLSIGGLAFITMLFTNDIYVILAQMLLVGIAWGSIMSMPYAMLCDAIPAKRMGVYMGIFNMFIVIPQIINMITIPFIYKSVLQGDPRNALVLAGICLLLAAVACFAVDEKQIQAA from the coding sequence ATGCCCGCAACTAATTCTCTTCATACTGATAAAGAACTGCAAAAGCCGGCTTTGTCTTTTTCGCAGATTATTAATTTGAGCATCGGTTTTTTGGGTGTGCAATATGCCTTTGGTTTGCAGCAGGCTTATATGAGTCCTATTTACCGCTACTTGGGAGTGGAAGAACACACAATACCTTTGCTGTGGTTGGCGGGTCCTATTACAGGTTTGGTGATTCAGCCGATAGTGGGTGCTATGAGCGACAGCACCTGGACTCCGCTCGGCAGACGGCGACCTTATATTTTGGTAGGTGCTATTTTTACGAGTTTGGCTTTGGTGCTGATGCCGCAGTCTTCGGCTCTGTGGATGGCTGCATCGCTGATGTGGCTCTTAGATGGTATGGCAAATGTGACGATGGAGCCTTTCAGGGCTTTGGTAGGCGATAAATTGCCGGTTTCGCAGCGTTCTTTGGGATTTGCGGTGCAGAGTTTTTTTGTGGGCTTCGGGCAGGTACTCGCTACTACAATGGTCTTTATTTTGCCTTTGCTCGGCGTGGCGGTGTCGGACAGCACTTCTGAACTGCAAAAAATTCCCGATTATGTAAAATATCCTTTTTGGGTGGGGGCAGTTGTGTTGCTGTTGAGTGTATTGTGGACATTTTTTACCACAAAGGAAGAAGCTCCCCAAAACCCGAACGGAGAAAAAGAGGAGGGCGGCGGATTTTTACACGCTTTGGCAGACATCGGGAGGGCTTTTAAAGAAATGCCGCGCACGATGCGCCAATTGTGGTGGGTGAAATTTTTTACTTGGTACGGATTGCCTTTGATGTGGCAATATTTGGGATTATCCATTGCGCGCCACGTATATCAAGCCTCTAACCAAAGCGATGCCGGTTTTGCTGAAGGTATAAAAATGGGCGGTTTAGGGCTTACGATGTTCAATATCGGCTGTGTGGTGATTTCTATTCTGTTGCCTTTTATTTGTCGCTATTTGTCGCAACGGGCAGCACACGCACTTTGTTTGAGTATAGGCGGCTTGGCATTTATTACGATGTTGTTCACCAATGATATTTATGTGATTTTAGCGCAAATGTTGTTGGTGGGTATCGCTTGGGGTTCTATTATGTCTATGCCCTATGCGATGCTGTGCGATGCCATTCCTGCCAAACGTATGGGAGTTTATATGGGTATTTTCAATATGTTTATTGTAATTCCTCAGATTATTAATATGATTACTATTCCGTTTATTTATAAAAGTGTACTTCAGGGCGACCCGCGCAATGCTTTGGTTTTGGCAGGAATTTGTTTGTTGCTGGCGGCGGTGGCTTGTTTTGCGGTAGATGAAAAACAAATACAAGCAGCTTAA
- a CDS encoding LacI family DNA-binding transcriptional regulator translates to MKPTTIKDIAKALNINPSTVSRGLKRHTDISEDMIQRIHETAQLMNYLPNQLAAGFRNHHSKLIALILPDINMYYFPAVIKTITNQLKEQGYNLIMLHSNEDVEREKENVAICRVLNIEGVLACLTYDTEDHHHFDTLSRYGIPLVYFDKIPTQSVHQSVTFDDVSIAQRAIEYLIATQAKRIVAIMGNSNLSITQRRQMGCFKAINNKPEAPTLQFIYANNTQQAKEKLLQNLLNPFDSIFCMSDEILAGVMQAAHLLQWDIPNKVQIIAISDGDTPYYFQPNITFIKTSGQEIAQKACSELLKMIKEKNAQLNASTVLYADLIINGSTRAPLP, encoded by the coding sequence ATGAAACCTACAACGATTAAAGACATCGCCAAAGCCCTCAATATCAATCCTTCTACGGTATCCCGCGGCTTAAAACGCCATACCGACATCAGCGAAGATATGATACAACGCATACACGAAACGGCGCAGTTGATGAACTACCTGCCCAATCAGTTGGCGGCGGGTTTCAGAAATCATCACAGCAAACTTATCGCGCTTATTTTACCCGATATTAATATGTATTATTTTCCGGCTGTCATCAAAACCATCACGAACCAACTTAAAGAGCAAGGTTATAATTTAATTATGCTCCATTCCAATGAAGATGTAGAGCGCGAAAAAGAAAATGTAGCAATATGCAGGGTGTTAAATATAGAAGGTGTGCTAGCTTGCTTAACTTACGACACGGAAGATCACCACCATTTTGATACACTGAGCCGATATGGTATTCCTTTGGTGTATTTTGACAAAATCCCGACCCAATCTGTTCACCAATCCGTTACTTTTGACGATGTGAGCATTGCGCAAAGAGCCATTGAGTATTTGATAGCTACACAAGCCAAGCGTATAGTAGCAATCATGGGCAACAGCAATTTATCCATCACACAAAGGCGGCAAATGGGGTGTTTTAAAGCCATTAATAATAAACCTGAAGCTCCTACCCTACAATTTATATATGCTAACAATACCCAACAAGCCAAAGAAAAATTGCTGCAAAATTTATTGAATCCCTTTGACAGTATTTTTTGTATGAGCGATGAAATACTGGCAGGTGTAATGCAAGCAGCACACCTTCTGCAATGGGATATTCCAAATAAAGTACAGATTATTGCTATCAGCGATGGCGATACGCCTTATTATTTCCAGCCCAATATTACTTTTATTAAAACTTCTGGACAGGAAATTGCACAAAAGGCTTGCAGTGAACTCCTGAAGATGATAAAGGAAAAAAACGCCCAACTAAACGCTTCTACGGTACTATATGCCGATTTGATAATAAATGGCTCTACGCGCGCGCCCTTGCCATAA
- a CDS encoding IS1 family transposase — MYQCHKCSGTNIVKNGTNVSGSQRYKCKDCGVCRVLVPKHKSAQIDKEAVLADS, encoded by the coding sequence ATGTATCAGTGTCATAAATGTAGCGGCACAAATATAGTGAAAAATGGCACAAATGTAAGTGGCTCACAACGCTATAAGTGTAAAGATTGTGGAGTGTGTCGTGTCTTAGTCCCCAAACACAAAAGTGCACAAATAGATAAAGAAGCGGTATTAGCAGATTCGTGA
- a CDS encoding META domain-containing protein encodes MKSKPSKKTSDTAFWVAGWTAPCAPEAETACYWVQAATAAVPDWDTQQWYILNEKIEGFNFSFGTFYKIDTKKTKNDDGKEQYILEKIIEQNNDPRVHLNDIWALESMEGGTPLSVGKGSKPTLEIHLSDNRIGGYDGCNNFFGELQRLSPEGEIQFGKMGGTLRACMDGNSTDRIFYVNMEQVRYYAHKNLQLILYDADKKEKLRFKKVD; translated from the coding sequence GTGAAGAGTAAGCCATCAAAAAAAACATCAGATACCGCCTTTTGGGTGGCGGGCTGGACAGCACCTTGCGCCCCCGAAGCCGAAACCGCCTGCTATTGGGTGCAAGCCGCCACTGCCGCCGTCCCCGACTGGGACACGCAGCAATGGTATATCCTGAATGAGAAGATAGAAGGGTTTAATTTTTCTTTTGGTACATTTTATAAAATAGACACAAAAAAAACAAAAAACGACGACGGCAAAGAACAATATATTTTAGAAAAAATTATAGAGCAAAATAACGACCCCCGCGTCCATCTCAACGACATTTGGGCTTTGGAAAGTATGGAGGGCGGCACGCCGCTTTCTGTCGGCAAAGGCTCTAAACCCACCCTCGAAATACATTTGAGCGATAACCGCATCGGCGGCTACGACGGCTGCAACAACTTTTTCGGCGAGCTGCAACGCCTGAGTCCCGAAGGTGAAATACAATTTGGTAAAATGGGCGGCACTTTGCGTGCTTGTATGGACGGCAACTCCACAGACAGGATTTTTTATGTCAATATGGAACAGGTGCGCTATTATGCACATAAAAATCTGCAATTAATTTTGTACGATGCCGACAAAAAGGAAAAGTTGCGTTTTAAAAAAGTGGATTGA
- a CDS encoding dihydroorotate oxidase — translation MAVSLATHIGSCALRSVFMNASGVHCTTQEELKNLSANAAVGAVVSKSCTHEYRAGNPAPRYYENHLGSINSMGLPNEGYRYYADYAAAQVSRFPQVPYIVSVAALYLEENLHIISELSDIEGIAALELNLSCPNLPDKPLIAYHYENTRSLLDLVSRHCRKPLGLKLPPYFDMPDFVRYAELFSRYDIHFITSINSIPNGLIVDIESESVTIKPKNGLGGLGGAYIKPTTLANVRRFYELMPPQVAIIGCGGIENGTDVFEHILCGAAAVQIGTQLMKEGTAVFARLEKELSDCMERKGYRCIDDFKGKLKVL, via the coding sequence ATGGCTGTTTCGCTCGCTACACATATCGGCTCTTGCGCTTTGCGCTCTGTTTTTATGAATGCCTCCGGTGTGCATTGCACCACCCAAGAAGAATTAAAAAACTTGTCGGCAAATGCGGCGGTGGGGGCAGTGGTTTCCAAAAGCTGCACGCACGAATACCGCGCCGGAAACCCCGCGCCGCGCTACTACGAAAATCATTTGGGCAGCATCAATTCTATGGGCTTGCCCAATGAAGGCTATCGCTACTATGCCGACTATGCGGCGGCGCAGGTGAGCCGTTTCCCGCAAGTGCCCTACATCGTATCGGTGGCGGCATTGTATTTAGAAGAAAACCTGCACATCATCAGCGAATTGTCGGATATAGAAGGCATTGCTGCTTTGGAACTCAACCTGTCGTGTCCCAATTTGCCCGACAAACCGCTCATCGCCTACCACTACGAAAATACGCGCTCGCTGCTGGATTTGGTGAGTCGTCATTGCCGCAAACCTCTCGGATTAAAACTGCCTCCTTATTTTGATATGCCCGACTTTGTGCGCTACGCCGAACTATTCAGCCGCTACGATATTCATTTTATCACCTCCATCAACTCTATTCCCAATGGCTTGATAGTGGACATTGAAAGCGAAAGCGTAACCATCAAACCCAAAAATGGTTTGGGCGGTTTGGGCGGTGCTTATATCAAGCCCACCACACTGGCAAATGTGCGCCGCTTTTATGAACTGATGCCCCCGCAAGTGGCTATTATCGGTTGTGGCGGCATTGAAAACGGTACAGATGTATTTGAACATATTTTATGTGGGGCGGCGGCAGTGCAAATCGGCACGCAATTGATGAAAGAAGGAACGGCGGTATTTGCTCGTTTGGAAAAAGAATTGTCGGATTGTATGGAGCGCAAAGGCTATCGGTGTATTGATGATTTTAAAGGAAAACTCAAAGTATTGTAG
- a CDS encoding transposase produces MFKTNVSVPDVDTRLIPNICPTEFSALVRKLRFFFESKGFLEVHTQNRLSIMAACEDPKTIASYQYAGKLWPLPQTGQMWLEYELMTKPDVAGYFCLSTSYRLEPNPVVGRHNLIFPMFEFETHGGMQELETLERELLEYLGFGEANSFSGGNYEDVAKYYNTPTIEKEHETAIAEDFDKVFFLKYFPESTSPFWNMKRNDVHYNLANKMDVIIHGMETIGSAERSCDIEAMYKAFQTIENGKYAQKVYDLFGEDRVKRELEDFFTLNFIPRCGGGIGFGRLLQAMKLSNLL; encoded by the coding sequence ATGTTCAAGACCAATGTATCCGTACCCGATGTGGATACGAGATTAATCCCTAATATTTGTCCAACGGAGTTTTCGGCACTTGTTCGTAAACTCCGTTTTTTTTTCGAAAGCAAGGGATTTTTAGAAGTACACACGCAAAATCGTCTTTCTATTATGGCGGCTTGCGAAGACCCTAAAACCATAGCTTCGTATCAGTATGCAGGCAAACTGTGGCCGCTGCCGCAAACCGGACAAATGTGGTTAGAGTATGAATTGATGACCAAACCCGATGTAGCGGGTTATTTTTGTTTGTCCACCAGCTATCGTTTGGAACCCAATCCGGTGGTGGGTCGCCACAACCTCATTTTTCCGATGTTTGAGTTTGAAACACACGGCGGTATGCAGGAGCTGGAAACTTTGGAGCGCGAATTATTAGAGTATTTGGGTTTTGGCGAAGCCAATTCGTTTTCGGGCGGCAATTATGAAGATGTGGCAAAATACTACAATACCCCCACCATTGAAAAAGAACACGAAACCGCTATCGCAGAGGATTTTGACAAAGTGTTTTTCTTGAAATATTTTCCCGAAAGCACTTCGCCGTTCTGGAATATGAAACGCAACGATGTTCATTACAACTTAGCCAACAAAATGGATGTTATTATTCACGGAATGGAAACCATCGGCTCGGCAGAAAGAAGTTGTGATATAGAAGCGATGTACAAAGCATTCCAAACCATTGAAAACGGCAAATATGCACAAAAAGTATATGACCTTTTCGGCGAAGACCGCGTAAAAAGAGAGTTGGAAGATTTTTTCACTCTAAACTTCATTCCTCGTTGCGGCGGCGGTATTGGTTTCGGTCGTTTGTTGCAGGCAATGAAATTATCCAATTTATTATAA